The sequence GATCCGGTGGACCGcttcagaaaacataaaataaaggaaggcACAAAGGAGTGAGAGCAGCGCCGTGAGAACAGTTGGTGCTGAGCAGCGTAAGCCCTGCAGCTTTAAAGGTCAGAGGTGTGACATCACGCGTAGCGATGGCGATGACGGAGCATCCGAAGGAAATTCAATTTCAACTTTGCAACCCTCTGGCGTGGTTTCACAGCGATCTGAGATGTTACATTCCTGACTGCTGAGCACGTTCAGGAGTGACCGCTGCTCCGCCCGGGACATGTAgacgggggcggtgggggggtAGAAGATCCAACTATGGGGTAACAGTGCAGATGAGAACAGGAACAGAAGGAAAGCTCAAACTTCAGCTCGTCCTGCTGTCTGGAACCTCTACAAAGACGAAACAAACGAAGGAACACGTGGAAACTAAAGCCCTTCCTCCTTTCAGTGCCTCAGACTGGGGGGGGCGTGCTCAGCGAGGACTCAAgaagaagggggcggggttagAGTTCAGTCCAAAAGAGTGTAGGGAGCCTTGGTAACAAAAACCGGTTAGGgatcgtgggggggggggccgaCCGCTCAGGAAAGGTCGGTCAGGAGTCCTCAGTGCCGGAGTCGTCCTCGTCGTAGCAGAAGTCCTCGTTCTCGTCCTCGTcgtcctcctccagctcctcgtCGTCGTAGTAGTCGTCGTATAAAAGGTTGGATCCGTCGTCCGTGGTGGTGACCCGGGTGCGGACGCAGTACTCGTCCAGGGTCACGGGGACTTTGACGCCGTCCCGCTCCGCCTCGGCTTTGGTGGCCTGAACCTGTTTCCTGTcacgcaaacacacaaaaagagagAGACGTTTGTGTCGCCGCCCGCGAGAATGTCGGACGCCACGTCTAAGCAGGTGGTCAGGTGACTCGTGCGCACGAACTGATTGCAATAACAATCCGATTTTAAACCGTTAATCTGGACAATTTGGAAATAAAGTTGAAATTTAGCTTCTctgaatttcaaaatatttaatttcacAAATCGACTTCTCAAAGCCAAATAAGAACcacataaatgttaaaaaaaagattaaataaaacagcaagAAGCCTTGGATGGTCCACAGACGCCAACCGCCCGTTCCTGTTGTGTGTTATATCGTTTCTTCCAGCTTGACCCAGCGATTCTAGGATTCAATTTTCCCGAATGTTTGAGCCACAGGGAGACGCCCCTTCTGTGAGCTCGCCACActaacgccgttcaaaatccttttgttttttaatcaagttTCCCAAtgattattatgattattatagGAAGggataaatagaaaaataatcccTAGGATGACATTTAATCTGCGGTTTTTGGAAAATTCAAGTTGGTGGCCCCTTCCCAAAGCACCAAACTTTGGTGGTGATTGTATGTagtcaaatttcacactttgctgTAGGTCCATCCCATAATAGCTTTCAAAGTGCATTTGGATATCCCTGACGTGTGGGGTTTGCTTTTGTCagtggattttgaaaaaaaaagtacattttcagccccacctaattttttttaatgttttcgcACGCAGTGATGTCATCACTAGAGGGGAAGACGGACAGTGAAAAGATTCTGGTCTGAAACCTTTACTCTTTTACGGTTAGTGATTTAATTTTAAGGCGCCAACAACTTCATGCCTGAAGACTTTCTTacagcttttctgcagaaacatccTCTGGACCACGACACACACAGATGAACGCTCTCGTGTTGAgcatcgcccccccccccccccctggttgGTACCTGATTATCTCGATGTACTCTCTGTCCTTGCCCTTGCTGTCCCTCCACTTGCGGTACATGACGGACGCGTCCACGTTGGCCGGAGAAAAGGTATTGGGCTCGTTCAGGAGGGAGATGACGCTCAGCAGGATCGtcctggtggggggggggggggggggagaagaaCCGACAGAGGAGGGAAAATGACAAggacgaaaaaacaaaaacacactgaagAAGAGgataaaagacacaaagatgGAGGTAAGAAAGGAGACAAAAGGGAAGAAGAGATAGTGGGGGCGGGGTGTCTCCCACACAAAAAGGGAGTCCAAGTCTCTTTGTATCACGTCAACATTGGATTTTACCCCTGGAGGCTCGTCATTAGAGACGACACCCCCCAACACCGGCGCACATTATCTAAACCAATTTACTGGGGCTTACCGGGGGATTCACAGCTAAACAAAGAATGTGCTGAAAACGACGGGAAGCTTggttttcataaaataaaaaaccattTATTAAAAGGACAGAGGGAATCTGTTCCtttatttgggtttttaatTAATGCAGTTATATTTTAAGATCATCAATTCTATTTTCtcaatttaaattcaaaatttatCTATAAAGCACTTTCCCTACAGCAgcaacacaaagtgcttcaaaACAAGTACAaatcaaatgattaaaaactcttcacagatGTTTACTGACAcatgaataaaactgaaattgtaaataaaataaatgcattgatgcagtgtttttaaatttatttcaaataaagcaCTTTTCTGCTTCGGGTAGCtgggtttcattttttaaacctgaTTTCCTGCTAAAATTGAACAAGCAGATGCTGCATGAATGAACAGAAAGTTCCAGTCTTTTCAATCCCACAATCATCTGGGTTATTATAGGAATGTTGGTGAAGCTGATCTTTCATGTGCCTTGAAAACGGATCCCTGGTCGACGAAGGTTTGCTCAGATTTTCCACGCTCTGCTCCTCACCTGACGTTCTGCGTGGGGTTCCACCTCTCTGAGGGCAGTTCTCCGCTCTGCGGGTCGTCCACGGGCGGATGCAGGATGGAGATGCACACGTCTCCGTTCTGAGAGTACGAAATGGTCACAGCGCTCAGAGACGACGGCTGGACAAATGCAGACACGCAGATCCGTGTAACACGCTAACTTCGTGGTTACCTCGTAGATGTTGGGGTGCCACATTTTGGTGAGGAAGCGGAAAGCAGGAGGGGAGTAAGGATAGTCGACGGGAAATTTGATCCGAGCCTGAAAGAGAAAGAGGACGAATGCTGAACACCAGGTAGGACGTTTGTTTACATCCGAAGCACTTCCTGTTGGGTTTGTTTGGATTGTCGTGGATTTGATGgtggttttttttggtgtggATTAAGGGATGATGCCCAACAAggtctccatcatcagagattAAAGCCACTGTTGAGGCGTGAGCGCTTGCTTTTGAGAAAAACATCCATTCATTAGTGATGGACACCTCTAGGGGCATTATCCTGATTTTCCCTTGAAGACAGAATATTTATCAATTATTAGTACTCTAaacttgttattttatttaaatagcaaCAATATAGAAAAATCCAGCATTTGactggaactacttttttaggtgtCAATCACCGCTCACTTAATgaacaccctgcagccaatcggAATCCAGTATTGGCTCAGACCATGGTATTCTTGGTCATAAAACGCAAAGACAACCCAGACGTCTCAGCAGCAGACAGGCCACACGCTGAACGCTTGTTGTTCTAGTTTAGCAGCAGCTGCCGAATGAATCTCTACCATAATGCTGATCGGCTCTAATAGCGATAAAAAAATAGGCTATAAATAGCGGCTGTGAAGTCAGGACGAACCTTTCCGAGGACACCGCAGCCGGGGAAATGTAATATGTGTGGAGGATGGGAGAGCTCGGGCTAAAAAGAGCTGGTGGTATGGAGACACCAGTCAAAACATTATTCTAACGGCGCACAGACCGACTTCCTCCACCCTCTCTACCGCAACGATCGGCGTAGAAGAGCACAGGCTGATGACACGGAGACCAGCTGATCCCTTAGAAGACCAGGATTTCAGCACATGTGAGAACAGCAGCTGATCTTTGTTGTGGAGAAGCATCTGCATGAGAATAAAAAGTTGAAGGAGGAGGGATCCGTAAAGAACATATTCTTCCAGAACCGTTGACCCCAGTTTTAACTTCAACATTTAAAGAAGCTTTGAAAGACAGACAGTAGGGGTGTCCTAAAGTAGGGATGTCCTAAAGTAGTGATGTCCTAATATCTTCCGTCTTGAAACGCTCCACCACTTGGATGAGTggtttcaagaagaaaaaaagtctgtatgtgtcatgctaaaaaataaaagattaaagaaGATCAATCTCTATAATCATCAGAGGAGCAAGTTGAGGTGGCCCGGGCATTTGGCCcggatgcctccctggggaggtgttccgggcttGTCCCACTGGGCAggggccccggggaagacccagtatacgctggagagactacgtctctcagctggcccgGGAATGCCTCAGGGCCCCCCCCAGAGGAACTGGAGGAAGTggtggggagagggaagtctgggcatctcttcttagactgctgcccccacgacccAGTCCTGGTTGAGCCCTGTGTCTGGCccctggtgttcacactggaccagcagggaggggttcttcttctttttctattgcTAACTGGAGCATTTATGCCAACGAAGACCTGATCCCACATCCGCCGAAGAGGTTGAAGAGATCTCATCATCCTCATCTGTGAATCTGATTATATGAATTTACACTAGTTTTGACGTCTTCTACTTCATCCGCCTCTTCTTTGCAATAATGCAAGATGTAAGGCGCACGCTGCCGCCACCACGGCGGCGACGACCCGGACCTCAGGGCTCGTTCTAAAGaaccactctgatcatctttcaaTCACTTTTCaaggtgttcccagtggtctttcattaGGGTtgtcgcttttagccaaaatctaaaagccATAGATGAACTGATATGATGAGAACGTGGTTTTTCTAAGCACATTACGGCCTTGGAGGGACACTCCACCCCAAACTCTCAGTGCGTCCAGACTCGCCCCCTTGATATTCTTCCTCCACCCCACTGTGGGGCTGGCTAAATCAGGGCCTGATTGAAACCAACATAAATGGAGAGCGCTTAAACTCATCAAGCTCCTTAAAACATGTTAGATTGTCGTATTTGTCTGCAAACTCCTTAAaggtcccactcccatcatttttctgatctattttcaaagcctgaTAATCCAAAAaccgtgtcgttttctaggacagtttctgcagagcggcaggagtttattagaaattcccctccgagttgtgggccaCTGCATAGGATGCAGTTCCTCTAAAAAAAGGCAGGGAAATCTAGTtttgatttagttttaataCAGATCAAAATTGTAAAACAATATACCGTGTTTGTGTTCCTGTTCTTCAAACATGTCCATTGCATTAAACTGTACCAGACATCCAGTTCCAGTGATACGGAATATAAAGCGCACCAGATTATATTCGTCATTTCTGACCATTGATTCTGCAAATCAATATTCTCACTCTGAACGTGTGAGCCGCACGCATGAGGACAGCCAGGTGAAACCAAAATGCCTTTCGGATAACACAGAACACCAGTTCAGCTTCCTCATTCCTTGAAAATCTTTCTTGGACGGTGACCTAAAAAAATTCCTTCCACACAGAATAGGACTGAGAGGGAACACGCCCGCCCTGCGCACGACGACAGCGAGACGAAACAAACCAGGTCAGAGAAAAGGCCCTGAAAAGGAACGAGCCATCCTGTTCTGCTCCTGACATGACTCTGGTCACACAGGTCCAACCAGCGGCTTTCCTGAAGAACCTTGGGAGAATTCCTGGGCTTACGTCACGGACGAGCAAAGCACGCACACCAGAGATGATAAAACGAGCCTCCCGCCTCCAGCTATCAGCTCCACGAGCCGGACCAGCAGAAGACCAAAGAGTGAGGCTGAGTGTCACAGTGATTAGAACGCCGTCACGCCAAGGTTTCACACAGACGGCGCCGAGAGCCGTGTTCCTGGGGTGTGACGCCACGCCGGCCCAGGCAGGAGAAGAAAGGCAGCCCTGCCTGGGCCGGCGTGAGCACAGACGAGGAAGGGCTCTTGACTTTCCTGTTTCTGCATggggctttttcttctttcccttGACTCTTGTTTCTGTTCCACAGCTAGAGGGGAGtaacatgcccccccccccagctaaACCGAGCCCTGTTCAGCTCTTTCCGTCTCAACACCACCATCACTGCAGGCTAGCACTGAAAGGAAGCCACACAAGTGCTCAACAGAAAAGAGCATCTGTTGACTGGATGTCAAAAGCTAAAAAGCGCCGGGAGTGCCGAGTCCCAAACTAAAAGACTGCAAGTCCCTGCAAGTCCTAAGCTGAGAGAAACCTCATCTGTCCAGAGGAGATTACTCCATTTAGTTGACGTATAGCCTCTGTTAAAGCACATCTACTTGTGctccttcctttaaaaaaaaaaatcatttttctcaGAGAGAATCGAcgttcatctaaaaaaaaaattaaaaaaaaatgtggaacgCAAAATGCTGCCTCCTTTCTCTGAAAGAAACTCATAATCCACCCTTAACACATCAACTGAGCCGCTTTACTGGGCCTGAAGAAGCAACATTCATGACGTGTTCAACTGGAGTTCAGGGTTCTGCACAGGAAAGCTGTAGATCAGGAGACAGCAAGGATGTGGTCCATTCTGGCCTTTTATTCTGTTCATTCTGAACAAGAACCTTACAAactgataaataaatactgaattaaaagcaaaaacaccccaaaaaGCTACAACTAAATTTTTAGGACAAAATAATGGCTTTATCCCAAAATTTGATTgaaactaggcctgcacaatataccgcaaatttatcgttatcgcgacatcaagctgtgcaatacgcataccgcaaaagacggcgaaaatcgcaataaatggttaccttgacccttgtgctatcctaggcactttgccattgggagttgggtcatctagacccactagacagtgctctgaaccttttttcttcaatgatttgtgatcttcactgatgtccatggattacatgaaatctttccacctttatccacctttgtcatggtagggagaacacgtcactgtaaggggggggggggggggtcatctaagatagcacaagggttaaatgtgctaaaacaatctcatggcagcttgaaatattgaataaatgaaataaatccctttatgcatttaaccaatcggaaggacccgtttacgttgttgatcaatcagatgagcccttttatgtttgatgtttgcctcctatgtcgacgagggtcatttggagtataatttttatactgttgcattgaaatggaaattatgtttttggttggtttgatatttgtttatataccgcaaattatattgttatcgcaatattaatcaccaatatcgcatatcgcgagttttcctcatatcgtgcagccctaattgaAACGTGACATTTTTGGGGTCGTTCCTGGACCTAACATTAAAAAACCTACCAGACCGTGTCCAGGTGATGTACAGTCAGCTAACTGCGATTCATAGGTCTcatgaaatatatttttctccCTTAATCATTCAAACGTCTTCAGACGGCAGCATCTGCCAAGTTTCCTGCACGTTTCCACGGCCGTTGGGCTAACCCGGCTGAAGCAGTTTCCCCAGCTTTCCGTTCAAACGGGTTGGATGGAAACCACGTCACAAGCACGCTGTGATGTGCATTCCTGCCCCAACAAAGGAATCTGACACGCTGACGCACTGAACAGCATCCACAGAGGCTGAACCGGGGCCCAAACGGGCCTGTTCTGCCTGTGAGGCTTCAAAGGCAAACGAAGCATCGCCGCCTATGCCGTACATGAGAAAATCTAAAAGTTAAAGACGCATTGTGACAATAAAAGACGAACAGAAATAAGTGGCCATTAAGTTTATGGAACAGGAAGCTATCCTAGACTTTACTGACATTCAGATCTTATGAAGTATTtgataagataaaaaataacaatcttCTTGTGGAGGCAGTAACTTGAAATATTTATGGGATTACCAGATTTGGGTCAATAACACTGGCCTGTGTCCATCAAAGTGACTCAAATCACACAACTCTTCATCGTGTTATGCAACATTTAGAGCTGATGCTCAGAGTCTCAACTAACTGGAACAAACAGTATACAGTCACCCATGGCAACAAATGCAAAGGTATTGTGTCTCACAGTGGAGGTGTGCAGCTTCGAAAGTGAGTCAGACGCCGTAGTTTCTgggattaaaaagcaaaaacgcCGAGGCGTTCACAGGCAGAGGCTTGTTTAAATCACCAAAAGATGTTAAGAATCAGGTCAGTGGCAAACTAAAGTGAAAATAGTGGCTCTTTTTGTATGAATTATGACTGTTAAAACAGGAACTGTTCCTGTGAAACAAACACTTCTGTACCCTCAGGGAGGaagtgaactaaaaaaaaaaaaacctaaatagcTCAAAATtagtcagaaaacaaacaaacaaatacctTTCAAAGCAATTCTGCTGTGCGTTAGTGAAGATTTAAGAATTTatagtttttggattttcaattttaaagtACATAACCTGATTTATTTAGCTGGttgatgttatttgtttttcttcaggaagcttcattttaacctttaaaacacatttttattcaaactcagCTTAAGCCCAGTGATAATAACAAGCTCTGTATTGTTTatgtcaaaaattaaaataataagaaGCAGGTAATGAGATCAAAGctttatcttttaacattaatagATCAAATATAAACCCCCGAAAACAAGCTTCTGCTGTTTAGATAGatgagtttaaataaagttttaatgttaaaaaaaactttatttaaataaagagttCATCTCAACGAGGTCaaaaaggggaaccaccaccgATTATCCGGATTTTTATTAACCTTTAGTTGTTTATGAGGAAAAGAGATGAACAGAAGATTTAAAGTTTAAGCGCGAGGCTGCTTAAATGTTGACCAAATTAACCAGCGGAAGAACAAAAGATGCACTGCTAGCTAACATTAGCAAGCTTGTTACCTTAAAATAACCGCCCTCGTAGTGCGTGTTTGGGGGTCCAAATATCGCCACTTCCCAGTTGTACAAGTCCGACTCGTCCACCAAAGTTATCTTGAATCCTTCCACCGGCTCCTCTTGGAGATTTTTCATCTCCAGCATGAGTGCTTTTTGAGAGCTGGCTACATTTTGTCCATGCTGAGCCATACTCCACAACGTTTAGTATTATGTGACGGCGATCCAATACAGCTGTGACTGCGAAGGACAAAGCTAGGTCGGTAAATATCAGCTActcgttgaaaaaaaaacatgaagtccCTCGCTTAAGAACGCACTGGAGGTCGTTTCCGCGGGTTCGCCCTGAAAACGGGACCTCGGGTCGCATCGACTGGACTTTATTTGGGCAGCGCTGGTCCGAACAATCACGTAGAACACAGTTTGTGCCGATCATCGAAACCTCCCGAGTTCCTGTCAGAGGCAGGAGTCTGAGCCTCACTTCTGGtttcaaactttcaaaataCAACTCGTTTTAGTCTTAGATCGTTTTTTATTACATAAAGTTTCCATAATATTTTCAATATCTATGTAAATGGGCATATTAGTATGTCCGCATTTTTTAGATCATGAAAACAGCCTTTAATATAGTGTGCCTGTTGCCTTGTTTGGATACCTTAAACTCTTTTTCATTAAAGGAGTGTTGTTTTCCgttgtttatttacatttcatttcaaatgatAATATAGTTAAATAAAATTTCCGATCGTTTTTAATATTTCCATTTTTCcgttaattataataaaaaatttttaataaatcgtgaaacaaaaatattggcCTACATCTGTTGACaaggctttattttgaaagtccaaacCGGAAACAAATTGAATATAGTTAGCCTGCTACAAATGCAGCCCAATGCTAGCGCGGATCCTCATTT comes from Oryzias latipes chromosome 4, ASM223467v1 and encodes:
- the LOC101158187 gene encoding ubiquitin-conjugating enzyme E2 R2-like isoform X2, which codes for MAQHGQNVASSQKALMLEMKNLQEEPVEGFKITLVDESDLYNWEVAIFGPPNTHYEGGYFKARIKFPVDYPYSPPAFRFLTKMWHPNIYENGDVCISILHPPVDDPQSGELPSERWNPTQNVRTILLSVISLLNEPNTFSPANVDASVMYRKWRDSKGKDREYIEIIRKQVQATKAEAERDGVKVPVTLDEYCVRTRVTTTDDGSNLLYDDYYDDEELEEDDEDENEDFCYDEDDSGTEDS
- the LOC101158187 gene encoding ubiquitin-conjugating enzyme E2 32-like isoform X1; this translates as MAQHGQNVASSQKALMLEMKNLQEEPVEGFKITLVDESDLYNWEVAIFGPPNTHYEGGYFKARIKFPVDYPYSPPAFRFLTKMWHPNIYEVTTKLACYTDLRVCICPAVVSERCDHFVLSERRRVHLHPASARGRPAERRTALREVEPHAERQDDPAERHLPPERAQYLFSGQRGRVRHVPQVEGQQGQGQRVHRDNQETGSGHQSRGGAGRRQSPRDPGRVLRPHPGHHHGRRIQPFIRRLLRRRGAGGGRRGRERGLLLRRGRLRH